In the genome of Amphiura filiformis chromosome 4, Afil_fr2py, whole genome shotgun sequence, one region contains:
- the LOC140150357 gene encoding uncharacterized protein codes for MLVHLKDKRDPLNTTDVIYSIPCKNRNISNVGETGRKFDKRLDEHRADADKNAIVQELGAIAVKGLKPTKTPNLVFTMNEIVNSSSEELVNVACAMGVISQKGDHVNSLTFFHKSGQEHIAGKYLADNPDELRSYLSAINTVDTAMATGLVLISAAAANTDAAKEVITSLMKLFDDEIDVKETMSLYYNGRLSVDETRRIQQFIELCLECNYEANARGKFNEMISRQLFKDGQVYCFGIQPYPAVALGYYMEHSESWIRSFNLQPVAHPSDPQIFYGPCQKLHLQTLKGLNIMPDEEVRQLSEDYKKKHREALSKELQELQELHPAEFVAYIESMQRCEGLPSTSDTNLVPIIQSFKHIRLEKLSLDNFKLGNKFDIFIDSVNSGYMESLTELWAKSVASTAEQTTQLADVIDKMPVLEKLAFQQNPIEPGKTLPILAEKLANSKSLQELSICDYNAPAEDMKCVATMLPRFSSQLRVFLAVNNQMDDDVATLLATNLPQTLTYLGVSVCNLSRQKHNELLEGFQRLLRLQKLRLYDSLYPSDMVECVGTGLSSWDEMKELTLRYKHDGDDETEIPEISADAWMKMSTSLKNARHLLKFRLFLIRLENRSFTELVKICKQKGDFKDLWYSRTCLSLYNTHLCEEHEFVTLG; via the exons ATGCTTGTTCACCTTAAAGATAAGAGGGATCCCCTTAACACCACGGATGTAATCTACTCTATCCCATGTAAGAACCGTAACATTTCGAATGTAGGTGAGACAGGCAGGAAGTTTGACAAAAGGCTTGACGAACATAGGGCAGATGCTGATAAG AATGCAATAGTGCAAGAGCTTGGTGCTATTGCTGTGAAAGGATTAAAGCCTACAAAGACACCAAACTTAGTGTTCACCATGAACGAGATTGTCAACTCATCTTCTGAAGAATTGGTCAATGTTGCATGCGCCATGGGCGTGATTTCACAAAAAGGTGACCATGTCAATTCTTTGACATTCTTCCACAAATCAGGACAAGAACACATTGCTGGCAAATACCTTGCGGATAATCCCGATGAGTTGCGTTCATACCTTAGTGCCATCAACACTGTAGACACTGCCATGGCTACAGGGCTTGTGCTTATTTCAGCTGCTGCAGCAAACACTGATGCCGCTAAAGAAGTCATTACATCACTGATGAAGCTATTTGACGACGAAATTGATGTCAAAGAAACCATGTCTTTGTACTACAATGGAAGACTTTCTGTCGACGAAACAAGACGGATCCAACAGTTTATTGAACTGTGTTTGGAATGCAACTATGAAGCCAACGCGAGAGGCAAATTTAACGAGATGATATCACGACAGCTGTTTAAGGACGGCCAGGTGTACTGTTTTGGGATACAACCCTATCCAGCCGTGGCTCTTGGCTACTATATGGAACATAGTGAATCCTGGATACGTTCATTCAACTTGCAACCAGTAGCGCATCCCAGCGACCCCCAGATATTTTATGGGCCATGTCAGAAACTACACCTACAGACCCTTAAAGGGTTGAATATCATGCCAGATGAAGAGGTGAGACAATTGAGTGAAGACTATAAGAAGAAGCACCGAGAGGCCCTAAGCAAGGAATTACAAGAATTACAAGAATTGCACCCGGCAGAGTTTGTAGCGTACATTGAATCTATGCAACGATGTGAAGGTTTGCCGTCAACATCGGATACCAATCTCGTCCCAATCATCCAAAGCTTCAAGCACATTAGATTAGAGAAGTTGAGTCTAGACAACTTCAAGTTGGGTAATAAGTTTGATATATTTATTGATTCCGTCAACAGTGGCTACATGGAATCACTTACGGAACTATGGGCAAAATCGGTGGCATCAACAGCAGAACAGACGACACAATTGGCCGACGTAATTGACAAGATGCCCGTACTAGAGAAGCTTGCATTCCAACAGAACCCGATCGAGCCTGGAAAAACACTCCCGATCTTAGCAGAAAAGCTTGCAAACAGCAAATCCCTCCAAGAATTATCCATCTGCGACTACAACGCACCAGCAGAAGACATGAAATGTGTTGCTACCATGTTGCCAAGATTTTCATCGCAACTTCGGGTATTCTTAGCTGTCAACAACCAAATGGACGACGACGTTGCTACACTCCTAGCAACCAATTTGCCACAAACCTTGACTTATCTAGGTGTAAGTGTATGCAACCTAAGCCGGCAAAAACACAATGAACTGCTGGAAGGATTTCAGCGTCTCCTGCGCCTTCAGAAGCTGCGCCTTTACGACAGCCTTTACCCCTCAGATATGGTAGAGTGTGTAGGCACGGGTCTCTCATCGTGGGATGAAATGAAAGAACTTACGTTGCGATACAAGCATGATGGAGATGATGAAACGGAAATACCTGAAATCTCAGCAGATGCGTGGATGAAAATGTCAACATCTTTGAAGAACGCCCGCCATCTCTTAAAATTTCGCTTGTTTCTGATTCGCTTAGAGAACAGAAGCTTTACAGAGCTCGTCAAAATCTGTAAACAGAAGGGAGACTTCAAGGACCTCTG GTATTCCAGAACATGCCTATCACTATACAATACACATCTTTGTGAAGAACATGAATTCGTCACTCTGGGTTGA